A section of the Felis catus isolate Fca126 chromosome B2, F.catus_Fca126_mat1.0, whole genome shotgun sequence genome encodes:
- the FAM120B gene encoding constitutive coactivator of peroxisome proliferator-activated receptor gamma isoform X9, which yields MTRGLLRLCRTEALKPKPGNGSGENLEILSRRSVMGVRGLQGFVGSTCPHICTVVNFKELAEHHRSKHPGCTPTIVVDAMCCLRYWYTPESWICGGQWREYFSALRDFVKTFTAVGIRLIFFFDGTVEQDKRDEWVKRRLKNNREISRIFHYIKSHKEQPGRNMFFIPSGLAIFTRFALKSLGQETLCSLQEADYEVASYGLQNNCLGILGEDTDYLIYDTCPYFSISELCLDSLDTVMLCREKLCESLDISLADLPLLACLLGNDIIPEGMFESFRYKCLSSYTSVKENFDKKGNIILAVADHISKVLRLHQGEKKLEEMLPLGPNKALFYKGVASYLLPGQKSPWFFQKPKGLVTLDKEVGSMSSAPESKQEVPMCTDPESKQGVPLCTDPDSKQGIPMCTDPESKQGVPMWTDPESKQGVPVWTDPESKQGVPVCTDPESKQGVPVSTDPDSKQAVPMCIDPGSKEGFFLCTHPESKQGVPMCTHPEFKQGDPVCTHPESTQGDPVCTYPESKQGVPMYAYSEYRQGVPMCTYSESKQGVPMCTHTEFKQKSPLGADPEFKLEAPICTNPGIKQEDLVNMEPEMKQQVTMVSDPEILKIARAHHVQAESYLVYNIMSSGEIECSNTLEDALDQALPSQAFVYRPVRQRVYSLLLGGGEVLLRRQSAD from the exons ATGACAAGAGGGCTTTTGCGGTTGTGCAGGACAGAAGCTTTAAAACCTAAACCCGGAAATGGTAGTGGAGAGAACTTGGAG atCCTTTCCAGGAGGTCAGTTATGGGTGTGAGAGGTTTGCAGGGATTCGTGGGCAGTACCTGCCCACATATATGTACAGTAGTGAATTTCAAAGAACTGGCAGAACACCACCGAAGCAAGCATCCTGGATGTACTCCTACCATTGTGGTTGATGCCATGTGTTGTCTCAGATACTGGTACACTCCTGAATCTTGGATCTGCGGTGGCCAGTGGCGGGAATACTTCTCTGCTTTGCGGGATTTTGTTAAGACTTTTACAGCTGTTGGCATCAGGTTGATATTCTTCTTTGATGGCACGGTGGAGCAGGATAAGAGAGATGAGTGGGTGAAACGAAGACTAAAGAACAACAGGGAGATCTCCAGGATTTTCCATTATATCAAGTCACATAAGGAGCAGCCTGGCAGAAACATGTTCTTCATCCCCTCAGGGCTGGCCATATTTACGCGATTTGCTTTGAAGAGCCTGGGTCAGGAAACTCTGTGTTCGTTGCAAGAGGCCGACTATGAGGTGGCATCTTATGGCCTCCAGAATAACTGTCTTGGTATTCTTGGAGAAGACACCGACTACTTAATCTATGATACCTGTCCCTACTTTTCAATTAGTGAGCTCTGTCTGGACAGTCTCGATACTGTCATGCTCTGTAGAGAGAAGCTCTGTGAGAGTCTAGATATTAGCCTGGCAGACCTTCCTCTTCTGGCCTGCCTGCTTGGCAACGATATTATTCCAGAAGGCATGTTTGAAAGCTTTCGGTACAAGTGCTTGTCTTCCTATACCTCTGTAAAGGAGAACTTTGACAAAAAAGGGAACATCATCTTAGCTGTAGCAGACCATATATCTAAAGTTCTTCGCTTGCATCAAGGTGAAAAAAAGCTAGAAGAGATGTTACCTTTGGGACCAAACAAAGCTCTTTTTTATAAGGGTGTGGCATCATATCTTTTGCCAGGACAGAAATCTCCATGGTTTTTCCAAAAACCTAAGGGTTTAGTAACTTTGGACAAGGAGGTGGGATCCATGAGTTCAGCCCCTGAATCTAAGCAAGAAGTTCCCATGTGTACAGACCCCGAATCCAAGCAAGGAGTTCCCCTGTGTACAGACCCTGATTCCAAGCAAGGAATTCCCATGTGTACCGACCCTGAATCCAAACAAGGAGTTCCCATGTGGACAGATCCTGAATCCAAGCAAGGAGTTCCCGTGTGGACAGATCCTGAATCCAAGCAAGGAGTTCCTGTGTGTACAGATCCTGAGTCCAAACAAGGAGTTCCTGTTTCTACAGACCCTGATTCCAAGCAGGCAGTTCCCATGTGTATAGATCCTGGCtccaaggaaggattcttcctgTGTACACATCCTGAATCCAAGCAAGGAGTTCCCATGTGTACACATCCTGAATTCAAGCAAGGAGATCCTGTGTGTACACACCCTGAATCCACGCAAGGAGATCCTGTGTGTACATACCCTGAATCCAAGCAAGGAGTTCCCATGTATGCATACTCTGAATACAGGCAAGGAGTTCCTATGTGTACATACTCTGAATCCAAGCAAGGAGTTCCCATGTGTACACACACTGAATTCAAGCAAAAATCACCTCTGGGTGCAGACCCTGAATTTAAGCTAGAAGCACCTATATGTACAAACCCTGGAATTAAACAAGAAGACCTTGTGAATATGGAGCCTGAAATGAAACAACAAGTAACCATGGTTTCAGACCCTGAAATCTTAAAG ATTGCTAGAGCACATCACGTCCAGGCAGAGAGCTACCTGGTGTACAACATCATGAGCAGCGGGGAGATCGAATGCAGCAACACCTTGGAGGACGCGCTGGACCAGGCTCTGCCCAGCCAGGCTTTCGTCTACCGCCCCGTGCGCCAGCGCGTTTACTCCCTCCTGCTGGGGGGCGGCGAAG
- the FAM120B gene encoding constitutive coactivator of peroxisome proliferator-activated receptor gamma isoform X10: protein MTRGLLRLCRTEALKPKPGNGSGENLEILSRRSVMGVRGLQGFVGSTCPHICTVVNFKELAEHHRSKHPGCTPTIVVDAMCCLRYWYTPESWICGGQWREYFSALRDFVKTFTAVGIRLIFFFDGTVEQDKRDEWVKRRLKNNREISRIFHYIKSHKEQPGRNMFFIPSGLAIFTRFALKSLGQETLCSLQEADYEVASYGLQNNCLGILGEDTDYLIYDTCPYFSISELCLDSLDTVMLCREKLCESLDISLADLPLLACLLGNDIIPEGMFESFRYKCLSSYTSVKENFDKKGNIILAVADHISKVLRLHQGEKKLEEMLPLGPNKALFYKGVASYLLPGQKSPWFFQKPKGLVTLDKEVGSMSSAPESKQEVPMCTDPESKQGVPLCTDPDSKQGIPMCTDPESKQGVPMWTDPESKQGVPVWTDPESKQGVPVCTDPESKQGVPVSTDPDSKQAVPMCIDPGSKEGFFLCTHPESKQGVPMCTHPEFKQGDPVCTHPESTQGDPVCTYPESKQGVPMYAYSEYRQGVPMCTYSESKQGVPMCTHTEFKQKSPLGADPEFKLEAPICTNPGIKQEDLVNMEPEMKQQVTMVSDPEILKVRKLQT from the exons ATGACAAGAGGGCTTTTGCGGTTGTGCAGGACAGAAGCTTTAAAACCTAAACCCGGAAATGGTAGTGGAGAGAACTTGGAG atCCTTTCCAGGAGGTCAGTTATGGGTGTGAGAGGTTTGCAGGGATTCGTGGGCAGTACCTGCCCACATATATGTACAGTAGTGAATTTCAAAGAACTGGCAGAACACCACCGAAGCAAGCATCCTGGATGTACTCCTACCATTGTGGTTGATGCCATGTGTTGTCTCAGATACTGGTACACTCCTGAATCTTGGATCTGCGGTGGCCAGTGGCGGGAATACTTCTCTGCTTTGCGGGATTTTGTTAAGACTTTTACAGCTGTTGGCATCAGGTTGATATTCTTCTTTGATGGCACGGTGGAGCAGGATAAGAGAGATGAGTGGGTGAAACGAAGACTAAAGAACAACAGGGAGATCTCCAGGATTTTCCATTATATCAAGTCACATAAGGAGCAGCCTGGCAGAAACATGTTCTTCATCCCCTCAGGGCTGGCCATATTTACGCGATTTGCTTTGAAGAGCCTGGGTCAGGAAACTCTGTGTTCGTTGCAAGAGGCCGACTATGAGGTGGCATCTTATGGCCTCCAGAATAACTGTCTTGGTATTCTTGGAGAAGACACCGACTACTTAATCTATGATACCTGTCCCTACTTTTCAATTAGTGAGCTCTGTCTGGACAGTCTCGATACTGTCATGCTCTGTAGAGAGAAGCTCTGTGAGAGTCTAGATATTAGCCTGGCAGACCTTCCTCTTCTGGCCTGCCTGCTTGGCAACGATATTATTCCAGAAGGCATGTTTGAAAGCTTTCGGTACAAGTGCTTGTCTTCCTATACCTCTGTAAAGGAGAACTTTGACAAAAAAGGGAACATCATCTTAGCTGTAGCAGACCATATATCTAAAGTTCTTCGCTTGCATCAAGGTGAAAAAAAGCTAGAAGAGATGTTACCTTTGGGACCAAACAAAGCTCTTTTTTATAAGGGTGTGGCATCATATCTTTTGCCAGGACAGAAATCTCCATGGTTTTTCCAAAAACCTAAGGGTTTAGTAACTTTGGACAAGGAGGTGGGATCCATGAGTTCAGCCCCTGAATCTAAGCAAGAAGTTCCCATGTGTACAGACCCCGAATCCAAGCAAGGAGTTCCCCTGTGTACAGACCCTGATTCCAAGCAAGGAATTCCCATGTGTACCGACCCTGAATCCAAACAAGGAGTTCCCATGTGGACAGATCCTGAATCCAAGCAAGGAGTTCCCGTGTGGACAGATCCTGAATCCAAGCAAGGAGTTCCTGTGTGTACAGATCCTGAGTCCAAACAAGGAGTTCCTGTTTCTACAGACCCTGATTCCAAGCAGGCAGTTCCCATGTGTATAGATCCTGGCtccaaggaaggattcttcctgTGTACACATCCTGAATCCAAGCAAGGAGTTCCCATGTGTACACATCCTGAATTCAAGCAAGGAGATCCTGTGTGTACACACCCTGAATCCACGCAAGGAGATCCTGTGTGTACATACCCTGAATCCAAGCAAGGAGTTCCCATGTATGCATACTCTGAATACAGGCAAGGAGTTCCTATGTGTACATACTCTGAATCCAAGCAAGGAGTTCCCATGTGTACACACACTGAATTCAAGCAAAAATCACCTCTGGGTGCAGACCCTGAATTTAAGCTAGAAGCACCTATATGTACAAACCCTGGAATTAAACAAGAAGACCTTGTGAATATGGAGCCTGAAATGAAACAACAAGTAACCATGGTTTCAGACCCTGAAATCTTAAAG GTGCGCAAGTTACAGACCTAG